A window of the Helianthus annuus cultivar XRQ/B chromosome 4, HanXRQr2.0-SUNRISE, whole genome shotgun sequence genome harbors these coding sequences:
- the LOC110936606 gene encoding uncharacterized protein C57A10.07, whose amino-acid sequence MMNYQFSSDSPKSFNAYPKGDFDIESNSIRKIRKPKHSSFHPVILMKSVGNRVMYYYKLHPVMLLLILLSFGVISFVVVSVYTSGIGYGTDSSRVVKAGLDNGYPFSKLRNLVMVAGHSVYTSSSCEKVDKEDSWFLESYQKNAGQAATFVAHIKEGVESAVRDEEALLLFSGGETRKDAGPRSEAQSYWMVAESKGWFGNREKVRWKALTEEHARDSFENLLFSVCRFRELTGSYPQNITVVGYDFKKERFVNLHRSAIRFPETRFVYLGTPAATTSKEAALKGEALVRTQFQHDPYACLGSLRRKKIGRDPFHRSIPYPNGCPEIKGLFRYCGANIYTGSLPWP is encoded by the exons ATGATGAACTATCAATTCAGTTCAGATAGTCCGAAATCGTTTAATGCGTATCCGAAAGGTGATTTCGATATCGAATCGAATTCGATAAGAAAAATTAGAAAACCTAAACATTCATCATTTCATCCTGTTATACTGATGAAATCTGTTGGCAATAGAGTAATGTACTACTACAAGCTGCATCCTGTGATGCTGTTGTTGATACTTTTATCATTTGGAGTTATCAGTTTTGTAGTTGTGTCGGTTTACACGAGCGGTATTGGTTATGGTACTGATTCTAGCAGAGTTGTTAAAGCTGGTTTAGATAATGGTTATCCGTTTTCGAAGCTGCGTAACCTGGTGATGGTTGCGGGGCATTCGGTTTACACGAGTAGTAGTTGTGAGAAGGTTGATAAGGAGGATTCGTGGTTTTTGGAATCGTATCAGAAGAATGCAGGTCAGGCTGCTACTTTTGTGGCGCATATAAAGGAGGGGGTTGAGAGTGCAGTTAGAGATGAGGAGGCGTTGTTGTTGTTTAGTGGTGGGGAGACGCGTAAAGATGCTGGTCCGCGAAGTGAGGCGCAGAGTTATTGGATGGTTGCTGAATCGAAAGGGTGGTTTG GCAACCGAGAGAAGGTGAGATGGAAAGCACTCACAGAAGAACACGCACGGGACAGCTTCGAGAATCTTCTCTTTAGTGTATGCCGGTTCAGGGAACTTACCGGCTCTTATCCACAAAATATCACA GTTGTGGGTTATGATTTCAAGAAAGAACGATTCGTTAACTTGCACCGTTCTGCAATACGGTTCCCAGAGACACGATTCGTCTACTTGGGCACCCCAGCTGCTACAACATCAAAAGAAGCAGCACTAAAAGGTGAGGCATTAGTGAGGACTCAGTTCCAACACGACCCGTACGCGTGTTTAGGTTCACTCCGTCGCAAAAAGATTGGTCGGGATCCTTTTCATAGGTCAATCCCTTACCCTAACGGCTGCCCAGAGATTAAAGGCTTGTTCAGATACTGTGGGGCTAATATATACACAGGTTCCCTACCTTGGCCGTAA
- the LOC110936605 gene encoding PH, RCC1 and FYVE domains-containing protein 1: MADLVSYGNAHRDVEQALIALKKGAHLLKYGRKGKPKFCPFRLSHDESSLIWISGSGERSLKLASVSRIIPGQRTAVFRRYLRPEKDYLSFSLIYNNGKRSLDLICKDKVEAEVWIAGIRSLISSLQGGRLKIDGWSDGGLYLDDNRDLASNSASGSSSSAPRDFSSPDVSISSNPTTSPKSYPPGLERSYAAASDQTNMQLKGSSSDAFRVSISSAPSTSSHGSGPDDSDSLGDVYIWGEVICDNVSSTRTDVLLPRPLESNLVLDVTHIACGVRHAALVTRQGELFTWGEESGGRLGHGVGKDATQPHLVESLSVSDITLVACGEFHTCAVTSSGEMYTWGDGTHNVGLLGHGTDVSHWIPKRISGPLDGLQVASVTCGPWHTALITSTRQLFTFGDGTFGVLGHGDRENVSYPKEVESLSGLRTVAVACGVWHTAAVVDVMVTQFGSSVSSGKLFTWGDGDKNRLGHGDKESRLKPTCVPGLIDYNFHKVACGHSLTVGLTTAGHVYTMGSTVYGQLGNPEYDGKLPCLVEGKLVNSPVEDIACGAYHVTVLTSKNEVYTWGKGANGRLGHGDVEDRKTPTIVESLNDRHVKFISCGSNYTAAICVHKWVSGAEQSQCSSCRQAFGFTRKRHNCYNCGLVHCHSCSSKKAPRAALAPNPGKPYRVCDSCFTKLSKMAETGITSRRNVKPRLSGENKDRLDKAELKLAKSGMPSNHDLIKLLDNKAAKQGKKGDAFLNRSMQGQSLMQLKDVVLLGDFHQAIPKPINIRSGITSRSVSPISRKPSPPRSATPVPTTSGLSFSKGVADSLKKTNELLNQEVLKLRGQVDILRHQYTIQETELKKSRKAAQEAMVLAAEESAKCKASKDVIKSLTAKLKDMAERLPPGSYDFESIESTNGMEPNGVLQYADVNGDDKPLSNGSLGPAETITRTEEPMRYNSRSPKSRTFNKNEYLNGVGVQLGNNNYVESKDCAPPHDEDNDFKPRSPVSAVGTPAITTNHVEAEWIEQYEPGVYITLVALRDGTRDLKRVRFSRRRFGEHQAETWWSENREHVYERYNVRGSTKSSVSSTTASRRSGESVAPPAKY; the protein is encoded by the exons GCATTAATTGCCCTGAAGAAGGGTGCACATTTACTTAAATACGGTCGCAAGGGGAAGCCCAAGTTTTGTCCATTTAGACTTTCTCAT GATGAATCATCTTTAATTTGGATTTCTGGCAGTGGTGAAAGGAGCTTGAAATTAGCTTCAGTCTCTAGAATCATTCCCGGACAAAGAACT GCTGTCTTCCGACGTTATCTCCGCCCGGAAAAGGACTATCTTTCCTTTTCTCTGATATACAACAACGGGAAACGATCTCTTGATTTG ATCTGCAAGGACAAGGTTGAGGCTGAAGTGTGGATAGCAGGTATCAGATCACTGATTTCATCCTTACAAGGAGGTCGTTTGAAAATTGATGGATGGAGTGATGGAGGCCTTTATCTTGAT GATAATAGAGATTTAGCATCAAACAGTGCAAGTGGTAGTTCGAGTAGTGCTCCTCGAGATTTTAGTTCTCCGGACGTTTCGATTAGTTCAAACCCAACTACTTCTCCCAAGAGTTATCCTCCGGGGTTGGAGCGGTCGTATGCAGCAGCCTCAGACCAAACAAACATGCAATTAAAAGGTTCCAGTTCCGATGCTTTTAGGGTTAGCATTTCTAGTGCACCTAGTACTTCTAGTCATGGGTCGGGCCCCGATGATTCCGACTCTTTAGGGGACGTGTATATATGGGGAGAGGTAATATGCGACAACGTTTCGAGCACAAGAACAGATGTGCTTCTGCCCCGACCTTTAGAATCGAACTTGGTTTTAGATGTTACTCACATAGCGTGTGGGGTCCGTCATGCTGCTTTAGTAACTAGACAAGGCGAACTTTTTACATGGGGTGAGGAATCAGGAGGTCGGCTCGGGCACGGTGTCGGAAAAGACGCGACTCAGCCTCATTTAGTTGAATCTTTATCCGTTTCCGACATCACTCTTGTCGCATGTGGTGAATTCCACACGTGTGCGGTTACATCGTCGGGTGAAATGTACACATGGGGTGATGGAACACACAACGTTGGGCTTCTTGGGCATGGTACAGACGTCAGTCACTGGATACCCAAGAGAATTTCCGGCCCACTTGACGGGCTTCAAGTTGCTTCGGTGACCTGTGGTCCATGGCATACGGCTTTAATAACATCGACCCGACAGCTTTTTACCTTTGGTGACGGGACGTTTGGTGTTTTGGGCCATGGCGATCGGGAAAACGTGTCGTATCCGAAAGAGGTAGAATCTCTTTCAGGGTTGCGTACAGTTGCTGTTGCCTGTGGCGTATGGCACACGGCTGCTGTAGTGGATGTTATGGTCACACAGTTCGGTTCAAGTGTTTCTTCGGGAAAACTATTCACATGGGGTGATGGAGACAAAAACCGTCTCGGTCATGGTGACAAAGAGTCTCGACTTAAACCCACATGCGTGCCGGGACTAATCGATTACAATTTTCATAAGGTTGCTTGCGGGCATAGCTTGACTGTAGGTTTGACTACAGCAGGGCATGTTTACACAATGGGAAGCACTGTTTACGGTCAACTCGGAAATCCCGAATATGACGGGAAATTACCTTGTCTGGTAGAGGGTAAGCTGGTCAATTCACCCGTTGAAGATATTGCTTGTGGTGCATATCACGTAACTGTATTGACATCAAAAAACGAGGTATACACGTGGGGGAAGGGAGCTAACGGGAGGTTAGGTCATGGAGACGTTGAAGACCGTAAAACACCAACTATCGTTGAATCTTTGAATGATAGACACGTTAAGTTCATATCCTGTGGTTCAAACTATACGGCTGCTATTTGTGTTCATAAATGGGTTTCGGGTGCTGAGCAATCGCAGTGCTCATCTTGTAGGCAAGCTTTCGGGTTCACTAGAAAGCGGCACAATTGTTATAACTGCGGGCTCGTGCACTGCCATTCATGTAGTTCAAAGAAAGCACCACGCGCTGCCCTTGCTCCTAATCCTGGAAAACCGTATCGCGTGTGTGATTCATGTTTTACAAAGTTAAGTAAGATGGCTGAAACCGGGATCACTAGCAGACGAAACGTTAAACCCCGTTTATCGGGTGAGAACAAGGATAGGCTAGATAAAGCCGAGTTAAAATTAGCAAAATCAGGGATGCCTTCTAATCATGATTTGATCAAGCTTCTAGATAACAAAGCAGCTAAACAAGGGAAAAAAGGTGATGCGTTTCTTAACCGGTCAATGCAAGGTCAATCCTTGATGCAGCTCAAAGATGTTGTGTTATTGGGTGATTTTCACCAAGCGATTCCGAAACCGATTAATATTCGGTCAGGTATTACTTCGCGATCGGTGTCACCAATTTCTAGAAAACCGAGTCCTCCGCGTTCAGCAACACCTGTTCCTACAACGTCAGGGCTTTCTTTCTCCAAAGGGGTTGCTGATAGTTTGAAGAAAACAAATGAGCTCTTGAATCAGGAAGTACTCAAACTGCGTGGGCAG GTTGACATCCTGAGGCATCAATATACCATTCAAGAAACCGAGCTTAAAAAATCGAGAAAAGCAGCTCAGGAAGCTATGGTCTTGGCCGCTGAAGAATCTGCTAAATGTAAAGCTTCAAAAGATGTTATAAAATCTTTGACTGCCAAG CTGAAGGATATGGCAGAGAGATTGCCACCTGGTTCGTATGACTTCGAGAGCATCGAGTCAACAAATGGCATGGAGCCGAACGGTGTTCTTCAATACGCTGATGTGAATGGAGACGATAAACCGTTATCAAACGGATCATTAGGTCCCGCCGAAACCATTACAAGGACCGAGGAACCAATGCGGTATAATAGCCGTAgcccgaaatctagaaccttcaATAAGAATGAGTATCTAAATGGAGTAGGGGTACAGTTGGGAAACAATAATTATGTTGAAAGCAAGGATTGTGCACCGCCACATGATGAGGATAATGATTTCAAACCTAGGAGCCCGGTCTCTGCTGTCGGTACTCCTGCAATTACTACTAATCATGTTGAGGCTGAATGGATTGAACAATATGAGCCCGGTGTGTACATAACCCTAGTTGCTCTCCGTGATGGAACTAGAGATCTCAAACGAGTGCGCTTtag CCGAAGAAGATTTGGAGAGCATCAGGCGGAGACATGGTGGTCAGAAAACCGTGAACACGTGTACGAAAGATATAATGTGCGTGGTTCAACCAAGTCATCAGTTTCCTCAACAACAGCCTCCCGTAGGTCAGGCGAATCTGTAGCACCACCCGCAAAGTACTAA